The DNA region GTCGGTCTGGGCTGGGATGAGGCTGCGCCTGCACCTGCACAGCAGAAGCAGGGCGGATTCTTCTCCAACCTTTTCGGAGGAAACACCTCCGGAAATATGCAGAGTACGGGCGGTGATACCATCGACTGTGATGCATCGGCTTTTGTTCTTCAGGGCGGAAAGCTCATGAATAAGAACGATATCATTTACTACGGCAATCTGCGTCATGCAACAGGATCGATAGTCCATATGGGCGACAATCTGACAGGTGCAGGTGACGGCGATGATGAGCAGATCGTTGTTGATCTTTCACAGGTGCCTCCGCAGTATGACAGGATAGTTTTAGCTGTAAATATCTACCATGCTATACAGAAGAACCAGCATTTCGGCATGATCAGAAATGCATTCATCAGGCTGGTAGACGGCAGGAACAACAACGAGATATGCAGGTACAATCTTACCGAGAGTTACCCGGGCATAACTGCTATGGTATTCGGTGAGATATACAGACACGGCAATGAATGGAAGTTCAATGCGATCGGTCAGGGTACCAATGACGGCAGTATCGCTGATCTTGCCAGAAGATACGCAGGTATGTGATAACACAGCCCCATTCAAATCGTGAAAACGGGAGAACTGCGGCGGCGCCGCGGTTTCTCCTTATTTTCTGACAAATATTTCTAACGTTTTCGTTGGATCAAGTTGTAAGGGAGTTTATTGAACTATGGATCTAAAAGGTTTGACCTCACAACAGGTCGAAGAATCACGCGCGAAAAACGGCTCAAATGCCATACCAGAGGCAGAGCCTACCACGTTTCTGAAAGAGTTCCTTGAAACTTTCGGAGACCCGATGATTAAGATACTCCTTGCTATCGCAGCACTGATGATAGTAATGGCTATCGCAGGACTTGCTGAACCATATGAGCCTATCGGTACGATAGTTGCAGTGCTGATAGTTGCATTCGTTTCGGCAAAGACAAACGTTGCAAGTGACCAGAAGTATATCGAACTGAAAGAAAATTCCGAAAAGGATAAGTGTAAAGCTATCCGTGACGGTGCTACAAATGTTATCGAGGTCGATGACGTTGTACAGGGCGACCTGATTCTTTTACAGTCGGGTGATAAGATACCCGCGGACGGTGTTCTGGTACATGGTAATATCAAGGTGGATAACTCCGCACTTAACGGTGAGGCTGAGGAATGTAAGAAGACCGCAGCTGAGGGCGGCTTTGAGATGCCTACCGACATCACAGGTGATACCTTCGTTGATGAACATTCACTGTTCAGAGGTGCTGTATGTATCGATGGCGAGGGCTACCTCGATGTAAGACAGGTAGGTCTCAAGACAATGATGGGTAAGATGGCAGAGGAAATGAATGAGGAAGAACCCGATTCACCTCTGAAAGTTAAGCTTGCAAAGCTGGCTAACCAGATATCGATATTCGGTTATGTTTCTGCTATCATCATCGCTGTCGTTTATATTATCTACTTCATCATCAAGGCAGGCGGTCCTGCTGACTTCTTCGCACTTGGCGCTTCTTCTGTTATCAAGAAGATCGTTGAAGGCGTATCCATCGCTATCATCATCGTTGTCTGTGCAGTCCCCGAGGGCCTGCCGCTGATGATATCCCTCGTTCTTATGCAGAACACCAGCAAGATGCTTGACCATAACGTACTTGTACGTAAGGCTGTCGGTATCGAGACCGCTGGTTCTCTGAACGTTCTGTTCTCCGATAAGACAGGTACTATCACCAAGGGTAAGCTTGAAGTTGTTGAGTTCTTCACAGCTGACGGCGAAGTTATCCCTAATGAAAAACTTGCAGGTTGCAAGAAAGTCAAGGAACTGCTGGATATCTCAATCGGTAAGAACACACAGTCACTGTTCGATGGCAACCACAATGTCATCGGCGGTAACTTCACAGATCAGGCTTTGATGCACTTCATCGGCGAGGCTGATTTCAATGCGCTGAAAGAGAACAAGGAATACGAAGTTACCACATATCAGGGCTTCAATTCTGCTAACAAGTTCAGTCAGTCGAGAATAGATAATCTGGGTAAGACCTTCTATAAGGGCGCTCCCGAAAGACTTCTCGCAAAGGCTAAAAAGTACCTTGATGCCGACGGCAATATCAAGGATATCGACATGGACAAGCTGAACGAAAAGATCGATGCACTTGCTAACAAGGCAATGCGTGTACTGAGTTTTGGTTACTCCGAAAAGCCTATGGTTGAGAACGAGATCAACGACGATGTAGTTATCATCGGTCTTGTCGGTATACGTGATGATGTTCGTGCCGAGGCTAAGGAAGCTATCCACGAAGTTCAGGAGGCTGGTATCCAGGTCGTAATGATAACGGGTGACCGTCTTGAAACTGCCAAGGCTATCGCTAAGGATGCAGGTCTTATCAAGAGCGATAAGGATATTGCACTGTCATCTGCTGAACTCAATAAGATGTCCGATGACGAAGTAAAGAAGATAGTGAGAGATATCCGCGTTATCGCAAGAGCACTGCCTACCGATAAGTCCAGAATGGTAAGGATCTGTCAGGAAATGAACCTGGTCGTAGGTATGACAGGCGACGGCGTAAACGACAGCCCTGCTCTTAAAAAGGCAGATGTCGGCTTTGCAATGGGCAGCGGTACCGAAGCTGCCAAGGAAGCAGGCGAGATCGTTATCCTCGATGATAACTTCAAGTCCATCAAGGATGCTATCCTCTACGGCAGAACCATCTACAACAATATCCTTAAATTCTGTAAGTTCCAGCTGGTCATCAACGTGGCAGCTGTACTGGTATCCGCTTTCGGACCTTTCTTCGGTATCGAAGAACCTCTGAAGGTTACACACCTGCTGTTCGTTAACCTCGTTATGGACGGTCTGGGTGCTATCATGCTGGGTAACGAGCCTGCACTTGAAAAGTATATGCTCGAAAAGCCCAGAAGAAGAGACGAGAGCATCATCAGCAAGCCTATGGCTGTACAGATCGGTGTTATGGGCGCATGGCTGACTATCATGAGCTTCCTGTTCTTCCTTATCCCCTCAGCAGGCAACAGCGTGGGCGATGTTATGAAGGATCTCTCCAAGGGTCTGTTCTGCCAGAATTTCTTTGACGGCAACATTGATAAGCTGAAAACAGGCTACTTTGTACTGTTCATCGTCAGCGCACTTGCAAACGGTTTCAATGTAAGAGATCAGAAGTACGGTATCTTCAAGGGTCTGAACCTGAACCCCGGCTTCCTGAGAGTTATGTGTGCTATCATTGCTGTACAGGCAGTTATCGTTAACTGCGGCCTTATACCTCTGGCACCTTTCCAGTGGCTCGGCAAGATGTTCAGCTGCGTACCTTTCGGCATCGCAGGCTGGGTAGTAGTAGTGCTCATGGCACTTACCATGATACCCGTTGACCTTATCAGAAAGACTGTTTCGGGTCCTGCAAAAACAGCTGAATAAGCAAATATCATATAAACTGTACACGGCTCACACGTTTTGTGCGAGCCGTGTTTATGGTATGATACAGGGTGCTTTTTATAATGCTCACGGGATCCGCGGGCATTTTAAAAGACATACAGAATATATTATAAAGGAGAAAGCAATATGAAAAACAAGCTCACCTCAGAGAACAGAACCAGCTTTGAAAGTGAACTGACCTGTGTCATCAAAGGCAGCTCGGTTATGAACGTATCAGCTGCCGAGGAAGAATACACACTTCCTCAGCTTATGCGCCTTGCTAAGCGCTTTCACAATACCAAGCGCACCTATCTTCTGGTTGACCCACTGCAAGGCAAGCATATCCCTGTAAGTCCCAAGGATTGCCTTACCATGTTGCGCACACTCGGCGCAAAGCTGAAAAGAGAATTTCCGCAGACCAAGCTGGTAGTGGGCTTTGCTGAAACAGCTACCGCTATCGGCGCAGCTGTTGCAGAGTATATGGGCAGTGACTGCGTTTATATCCAGACCACACGCGAGGAAGTACCCGAGGTCAGCAAATGGATAGAATTTCAGGAGGAACACAGCCACGCTACCGAGCAGAAGCTTTCTGCTGATGGCTTTTCTGCCGCTCTCGATAACACGGATACTGTCATTTTCGTTGACGATGAATTTTCCACAGGGAAGACTCTTGTAAACATGATAGAACAGCTCAGGGAGGAATTTCCTCAGCTGTGTGATAAGCAGATAGTAGCGGCTTCCATTATCGACCGCATGAGTGAGGAAAACGTCCGCCGCCTTGAAATGCACGGCATGATCTGCCGTCAGCTTTTAAAGATAGACAACGTGGATTATACCGAGACTGTCAATAAGTTCGAGATTCGGGGTGCTTCCGACCTGCCTGCTGTGGACAACAGCGACGACCTGATAAAGGCAGCCTATCTGCTGAAAGAGGACGGCGATACTTCGCCCAGAACAGGCGTTGTGATAGGGGAGTATATCGATAGTATCCTTGCACGCCATGATATGATAAGTACAGCCGACAGCACCATGATACCCTCGGGCAAAAGTATAGCCGTCATCGGCACTGAGGAGTGTATGTATGCAGGGCTTATAATAGCCGAAAAGCTTGAAAACAGCGGCGCATACAATAGCGTGAAGTTCCATGCAACTACCCGCAGTCCCATAGGTATCTGCGAAGCCGAGGGCTACCCAATATTCAATGGCTACAAGCTTCAAAGCTTCTACGAAAAGGGAAGACAGACTTTCCTGTATGACCTTAAAAAGTATGATTCCGTACTCATTGTGACGGATTCTGCTCCGGAAAATATGGACGCAGTAAATGAACTTGGTTCGCTGTTCAGACATTACGGCTGCAAAGAGATAATCGTAGAAAGGATATAACTGATGTTCGGTTCCTATAAAAATGAAGATGTTACAATACTCCTGAAAGATATCACAGGTCAGGTAAAGCCCCAGAGCACTGAGGAAAGAGAAAAACTCATACAAGGCGGCAGGCACTACTGCGAGATGCTGCCAATAGAGTACGAACCCTCGGAGCAGTATATGAAGTCATTCTATACCGCTCTTGATATGTACAGCGGAATTACCGCCGAAGCCGTAGGCAGGCTCGGTCAGCTTATATACAAAGATAAAGGTGAAAATGCAGTCCTTGTTTCCCTTGCAAGGGCAGGTACGTCCATCGGCGTATTGCTGAAACACTATATGGACAGAAAGTACGGCACAAACGTCGCTCACTATACTATCTCAATAATCCGCGGCAGAGGTATCGACAAAAATGCCATGGACTATATACTCGCCCGCCACAAACCGCAGTATATCCAGTTCATTGACGGCTGGACAGGTAAGGGCGCTATCACCCGTCAGCTTGAAGAAGCCATGAAAGATTATCCGCAGGTGAGTGCAGGTCTCGGTGTGCTTTCTGACCCCGCATTTATCTCCGAAAAATGCGGTACTCACGATGATTTTCTCATCGCCGGCAGCTGCCTTAATTCAACAGTATCTGGACTTCTCAGCAGAACTTTCCTGAGAAGTGATATCATAGGCGAAAAGGACTTTCACGGTGCGGTCTTCTACAAGGAACTTGCCAACAAAGACCTCACCTATAAATTTATAAACACAGTGGAGGAGCATTTCAGCTTTGAGGACTATGACCTCACCGACAATGCCGCCGACACAGCAGAAAACACTATGGAGGAGGTAAAAAGCATCTGCCGCGATTTCGGTATCTCTGATATAAATCTGGTCAAGCCCAGCATTGGCGAAGCCACAAGAGTGCTTCTGCGCCGTATGCCATGGAAAATGCTGGTACACAGTCTTGATGATAAAGAACATCTTGGACATCTTTATCAGCTTGCCGAGGAAAAGGGCTGTGAGCTTGTGGAGTACCCGCTGAAACATTACCGTGCCTGCGGGCTTATCAAGACGATGGCGGATAACTGATATGAGAAAGATATTACTTGCAAGCGACCTCGACAATACTCTGATACATTCCTATAAGCACAAGCGGGAGGGCGATATCTGCGTTGAGATGCTCAATGGTGCCGAGCAGGGTTTCATGAGCGCAAAAGTTCATGCACAGCTGTCCTCTCTACCGGATAATGTTGAGCTTGTCCCGCTTACGACTCGTTCCGTGGCGCAGTTTGAAAGGATACAATTGCCAGAGGGCTGTTACAGCAGGGCAATAACTACCAACGGCGCAATACTCATCGAAAAGGGTATTCAAAACGAGAAATGGCGCATGAGTGAAAAGCACTACGCCGATGAACTCATGCCGCTGATGGAAAAACTTCGTGCCGAACTTGACGGCAATGAGAAACTGAATGTGGTTAGGATAGTCGATGAGATGTACCTCTACATATCCTGCGCAAAACCCGAATATGTGGGAGAATTTATGGACAGATACAGTACTCTCACCGAACTTGACGTTATGCTTTCAGGCAGAAAGATATACTTCCTGCCCCCTGAAATAAACAAGGGAAAAGCCTTGAAGCGTCTTGCACAGGGTGAAAAGGATGCTTTCATTTTCGCGGCAGGTGACAGCACCATCGACCTGCCCATGCTTGAAGCCGCAGACTTAGCCATCATTCCCGAAGCTCTCGACTCGCTCCTTGAAAACCCAAACAGAAGCGTTTTCAAAGGCGATGGTGATTTCGCAGAATTCGTTATCGAAACACTTATCGATAAATGCAAAAAATAACTACAAAAGGCACTTTTGACATATATTGTCAGAAGTGCCTTTTTATACATTATTATAGAACTATTTTAAATATTAAGTCTGAACTCTCCATCAAATCCCGCAGTCTGTACAGGGGTGGAATATCCGTCCGTAACAGCAGTTCCGCTTATCTTAAGATGCATCAGACCATCTTCAATACCGATGACCTTCAGCTTGTAGTTTATAAGCGGTTCGTGCTCAAACACATATAAAGTGTCCTCACGCTCGATGGATTCTTCAACACTTCCCACTTCAAACTCCATGCCGATAGTATCACGGATATCAGCTTTACCCGTGGGAATTTCATTGATGACCAGCTTTGGAGATGCTTCTTCGTTACCGAACTGACCCTTTTCAAAACATACATCCATTGAGATAGTTTTGGATATGAAATCTCTTTCCTCGTCGATGTCTTCATCGTTATCGAATATATACAGCTTTGTCGAGTCGCAGTCCTTTACCTGAAACTCATATCCGCCTATATTGAGTTTTCCGCATTGTCTGTTTGTCATAACCGAACCTTATCTTTGATTGTATTGATGGGATATCACACATTCAGCTTATCCGAAGTCACCAGCTGACCGCCGCATGATGTGCAGAACTTTCCGTGATCGAATACTGCTCCGCACTGTACGCAGTGCAGTTTGCCGTCGTCTACAGGTGCAGATGGTGCAGCTGTCTGGGAAACGAGTGTTGAACCGCAAACTGTGCAGAATTTACCGCGCTCAAATGTTTTGCCGCAGATAGGGCATACAAGACCGCTGTTTTCAGGATCAGGTGCTGGCTGACTTCCCATAGGAACAAGTTCACCGCCGCAGGCAGTGCAGAACTTGCCTTTGTCAAGTATCTTGCCGCAAACCTTGCAAACCAGTTTGCCTGATGATTCTGCACTCGCATCAATGGGAGCAGAAACAGGTGCTGCTGGCTCGTTTGGCAGGGGAGCGGATACAGGTGTAGGTATCACTGAAGTCACAGGCGCCACTGGCGTGGGTATAGCCGAAACTGTTTCAGATGCCGCGCTTGCAGAAACGAGTTGACCTCCGCAAGCAGTGCAGAACTTGCCTTTGTCGTGAAGTTTGCCGCAGACTGCGCATTTCAGCCATTCTGCCACAGGAGCACTCTCAGGCACAGGTGCAGGAGCACTTTCAACTACAGCAGCAAGAGCGTTATCATTTACCGCAGGAACAAGCTTTCCACCGCAAGCGGTGCAGAATTTACCTTTATCATGGGGCTTGCCGCAGACTTCGCAAACAAGTCCCGTCGCTGGGGTTTCGGCAGCAGGAGCACTCTCAACCGCAGGTGCGGGAGCACTTTCAACTACAGCCGCAGGAGCGTTATCATTTACCGCAGGAACAAGCTTTCCACCGCAAGCCGTGCAGAACTTGCCTTTATCATGGGGCTTGCCGCAAACCTCGCATTTAAGTCCGCCTGCAGGAGTTTCAGTAGCTGTAATACTTTCAATAACAGGAGCGGGTTCAGGTTCTTTAGTCAGTGAGGGTGCGTTAGCAGATGTTTCATCAGCTGTGCCGACAGGTTTCAGCTC from Ruminococcus albus AD2013 includes:
- a CDS encoding TerD family protein; protein product: MSINLQKGQKVSLSKESAGLSKVIVGLGWDEAAPAPAQQKQGGFFSNLFGGNTSGNMQSTGGDTIDCDASAFVLQGGKLMNKNDIIYYGNLRHATGSIVHMGDNLTGAGDGDDEQIVVDLSQVPPQYDRIVLAVNIYHAIQKNQHFGMIRNAFIRLVDGRNNNEICRYNLTESYPGITAMVFGEIYRHGNEWKFNAIGQGTNDGSIADLARRYAGM
- a CDS encoding phosphoribosyltransferase domain-containing protein, which produces MKNKLTSENRTSFESELTCVIKGSSVMNVSAAEEEYTLPQLMRLAKRFHNTKRTYLLVDPLQGKHIPVSPKDCLTMLRTLGAKLKREFPQTKLVVGFAETATAIGAAVAEYMGSDCVYIQTTREEVPEVSKWIEFQEEHSHATEQKLSADGFSAALDNTDTVIFVDDEFSTGKTLVNMIEQLREEFPQLCDKQIVAASIIDRMSEENVRRLEMHGMICRQLLKIDNVDYTETVNKFEIRGASDLPAVDNSDDLIKAAYLLKEDGDTSPRTGVVIGEYIDSILARHDMISTADSTMIPSGKSIAVIGTEECMYAGLIIAEKLENSGAYNSVKFHATTRSPIGICEAEGYPIFNGYKLQSFYEKGRQTFLYDLKKYDSVLIVTDSAPENMDAVNELGSLFRHYGCKEIIVERI
- a CDS encoding cysteine protease StiP family protein; amino-acid sequence: MFGSYKNEDVTILLKDITGQVKPQSTEEREKLIQGGRHYCEMLPIEYEPSEQYMKSFYTALDMYSGITAEAVGRLGQLIYKDKGENAVLVSLARAGTSIGVLLKHYMDRKYGTNVAHYTISIIRGRGIDKNAMDYILARHKPQYIQFIDGWTGKGAITRQLEEAMKDYPQVSAGLGVLSDPAFISEKCGTHDDFLIAGSCLNSTVSGLLSRTFLRSDIIGEKDFHGAVFYKELANKDLTYKFINTVEEHFSFEDYDLTDNAADTAENTMEEVKSICRDFGISDINLVKPSIGEATRVLLRRMPWKMLVHSLDDKEHLGHLYQLAEEKGCELVEYPLKHYRACGLIKTMADN
- a CDS encoding calcium-translocating P-type ATPase, PMCA-type, which codes for MDLKGLTSQQVEESRAKNGSNAIPEAEPTTFLKEFLETFGDPMIKILLAIAALMIVMAIAGLAEPYEPIGTIVAVLIVAFVSAKTNVASDQKYIELKENSEKDKCKAIRDGATNVIEVDDVVQGDLILLQSGDKIPADGVLVHGNIKVDNSALNGEAEECKKTAAEGGFEMPTDITGDTFVDEHSLFRGAVCIDGEGYLDVRQVGLKTMMGKMAEEMNEEEPDSPLKVKLAKLANQISIFGYVSAIIIAVVYIIYFIIKAGGPADFFALGASSVIKKIVEGVSIAIIIVVCAVPEGLPLMISLVLMQNTSKMLDHNVLVRKAVGIETAGSLNVLFSDKTGTITKGKLEVVEFFTADGEVIPNEKLAGCKKVKELLDISIGKNTQSLFDGNHNVIGGNFTDQALMHFIGEADFNALKENKEYEVTTYQGFNSANKFSQSRIDNLGKTFYKGAPERLLAKAKKYLDADGNIKDIDMDKLNEKIDALANKAMRVLSFGYSEKPMVENEINDDVVIIGLVGIRDDVRAEAKEAIHEVQEAGIQVVMITGDRLETAKAIAKDAGLIKSDKDIALSSAELNKMSDDEVKKIVRDIRVIARALPTDKSRMVRICQEMNLVVGMTGDGVNDSPALKKADVGFAMGSGTEAAKEAGEIVILDDNFKSIKDAILYGRTIYNNILKFCKFQLVINVAAVLVSAFGPFFGIEEPLKVTHLLFVNLVMDGLGAIMLGNEPALEKYMLEKPRRRDESIISKPMAVQIGVMGAWLTIMSFLFFLIPSAGNSVGDVMKDLSKGLFCQNFFDGNIDKLKTGYFVLFIVSALANGFNVRDQKYGIFKGLNLNPGFLRVMCAIIAVQAVIVNCGLIPLAPFQWLGKMFSCVPFGIAGWVVVVLMALTMIPVDLIRKTVSGPAKTAE
- a CDS encoding HAD hydrolase family protein, with product MRKILLASDLDNTLIHSYKHKREGDICVEMLNGAEQGFMSAKVHAQLSSLPDNVELVPLTTRSVAQFERIQLPEGCYSRAITTNGAILIEKGIQNEKWRMSEKHYADELMPLMEKLRAELDGNEKLNVVRIVDEMYLYISCAKPEYVGEFMDRYSTLTELDVMLSGRKIYFLPPEINKGKALKRLAQGEKDAFIFAAGDSTIDLPMLEAADLAIIPEALDSLLENPNRSVFKGDGDFAEFVIETLIDKCKK